A genome region from Paludibacterium sp. B53371 includes the following:
- a CDS encoding ammonium transporter produces MTTPIMPINVGNTGFMLLCSSLVMLMTPGLAFFYGGLVGRKNVLTIMAQSFMSLGWTTVLWFAFGYSMCFGPTWHGIIGDPTYYAFMRGVTLHTMFAGNDAGIPLIVHVAYQMMFAIITPALITGAFANRVTVKAYFLFLTAWLIFVYFPFVHMVWSPNGLLAQWGVLDFAGGIVVHNTAGFAALASILYVGRRAYVENKPHNVPLIALGTGLLWFGWYGFNAGSELKVDYVTCSAFLNTDVAASFAGTTWFFLEWSHSKQPKLIGLLTGAVAGLATVTPAAGYISLGSAALIGVIAAVVCYLAVMVKNRLGWDDALDVWGVHGVGGLLGTILLGVFADKAWNAAGANGLLSGDASFLWKQIVAAVVSGVWAFVFTYGMLWVIDRFTAVKVDPKTQETGLDAALHGEEAYTQGL; encoded by the coding sequence ATGACTACCCCAATCATGCCGATTAACGTCGGAAATACTGGCTTTATGCTATTGTGTTCCAGCCTGGTGATGCTGATGACACCGGGTTTGGCTTTCTTCTATGGTGGTCTGGTCGGCCGCAAGAACGTGCTGACCATCATGGCCCAGAGTTTCATGTCACTGGGCTGGACCACGGTGCTGTGGTTTGCCTTCGGTTACTCGATGTGCTTCGGTCCGACCTGGCACGGCATCATCGGTGACCCCACCTACTATGCCTTCATGCGCGGCGTGACGCTGCACACCATGTTTGCCGGCAACGATGCCGGTATTCCACTGATCGTGCATGTGGCCTATCAGATGATGTTCGCCATCATCACCCCGGCACTGATCACCGGTGCTTTTGCCAACCGCGTGACGGTCAAAGCCTACTTCCTGTTCCTGACCGCCTGGCTGATCTTCGTCTACTTCCCGTTCGTCCACATGGTGTGGAGCCCGAACGGCCTGCTGGCGCAGTGGGGCGTACTCGACTTCGCCGGTGGTATCGTGGTGCATAACACCGCTGGCTTCGCCGCCCTGGCCTCGATTCTCTATGTCGGTCGCCGTGCCTACGTGGAAAACAAGCCGCACAATGTGCCGCTGATCGCCCTGGGTACCGGTCTGCTGTGGTTTGGCTGGTATGGCTTCAACGCCGGTTCCGAACTGAAGGTTGACTATGTCACCTGCTCGGCCTTCCTGAATACCGACGTGGCGGCCTCCTTTGCCGGCACCACCTGGTTCTTCCTCGAGTGGTCGCACTCCAAGCAGCCCAAGCTGATCGGTCTGCTGACCGGTGCCGTCGCCGGTCTGGCCACGGTCACGCCGGCCGCCGGTTACATCTCGCTGGGTTCCGCTGCACTCATCGGTGTGATCGCCGCTGTAGTCTGCTACCTGGCCGTGATGGTGAAGAATCGTTTGGGCTGGGATGATGCGCTCGACGTCTGGGGCGTACACGGTGTGGGCGGTCTGCTGGGCACCATCCTGCTGGGCGTGTTTGCCGACAAGGCCTGGAATGCGGCCGGCGCCAATGGTCTGCTGTCGGGCGATGCTTCCTTCCTGTGGAAGCAGATCGTTGCCGCCGTGGTTTCCGGTGTCTGGGCCTTTGTCTTCACCTACGGCATGTTGTGGGTGATCGACCGCTTTACCGCCGTCAAGGTGGATCCGAAGACCCAGGAAACCGGTCTGGATGCTGCCCTGCACGGTGAAGAGGCTTATACCCAGGGTCTGTGA
- the aceA gene encoding isocitrate lyase gives MTTREQRIAAIQKDWDENPRWKGITRGYSAADVERLRGTVQIEHTLARRGAEKLWKLINEEPFVNALGALTGNQAMQQVKAGLKAIYLSGWQVAADANLGSEMYPDQSLYPANSVPAVVKRINNTFQRADQLHHAEGNDEIDFFAPIVADAEAGFGGVLNAHELMKSMIEAGAAGVHFEDQLASVKKCGHMGGKVLVPSREAVEKLIAARLAADIYGVPTILVARTDAEAADLLTSDVDERDRPFCTGERTVEGFYRTKPGLEQAISRGLAYAPYADLIWCETGKPDLEYARKFAEAIHAKFPGKLLAYNCSPSFNWKKNLDDATIAKFQKELGAMGYKFQFITLAGFHSLNYSMFNLAYGYARQQMTAFVELQQNEFAAAEKGFTAVKHQREVGTGYFDAVTQTIQGGQSSTTALTGSTEEEQFH, from the coding sequence ATGACTACTCGCGAACAACGCATTGCCGCCATTCAGAAAGACTGGGACGAGAATCCGCGCTGGAAGGGCATCACCCGCGGTTACAGCGCCGCCGATGTGGAACGCCTGCGCGGCACTGTGCAGATCGAACATACCCTGGCACGCCGTGGTGCCGAAAAGCTGTGGAAACTGATCAACGAAGAGCCGTTCGTCAATGCCCTGGGCGCGCTGACCGGCAACCAGGCCATGCAGCAGGTCAAGGCCGGCCTGAAGGCCATCTATCTGTCCGGCTGGCAAGTCGCTGCCGATGCCAACCTTGGCAGCGAAATGTACCCGGACCAGTCGCTGTACCCGGCCAATTCCGTCCCGGCCGTGGTCAAGCGCATCAACAACACCTTCCAGCGTGCCGACCAGCTGCATCATGCCGAAGGCAATGACGAGATCGACTTCTTCGCCCCGATCGTGGCCGATGCCGAAGCCGGTTTCGGTGGCGTGCTGAACGCCCACGAACTGATGAAGAGCATGATCGAAGCCGGTGCCGCCGGCGTGCACTTCGAAGACCAGCTCGCCTCGGTGAAGAAGTGTGGTCACATGGGTGGCAAGGTGCTGGTACCGAGCCGCGAAGCAGTTGAAAAGCTGATCGCAGCCCGTCTGGCCGCCGACATCTACGGTGTGCCGACCATTCTGGTCGCCCGTACCGATGCCGAAGCCGCCGACCTGCTGACCTCGGATGTGGATGAGCGCGACCGTCCGTTCTGCACTGGTGAGCGCACCGTGGAAGGCTTCTATCGCACCAAGCCGGGTCTGGAACAAGCCATTTCGCGCGGTCTGGCCTACGCGCCGTACGCCGATCTGATCTGGTGTGAGACCGGCAAGCCGGATCTGGAGTACGCGCGCAAGTTCGCCGAAGCGATCCATGCCAAGTTCCCGGGCAAGCTGCTGGCCTACAACTGCTCGCCGTCCTTCAACTGGAAGAAGAACCTGGACGATGCCACCATCGCCAAATTCCAGAAGGAACTCGGCGCCATGGGTTACAAGTTCCAGTTCATCACCCTGGCCGGCTTCCACAGCCTGAACTACTCGATGTTCAACCTGGCTTACGGTTATGCCCGCCAGCAGATGACGGCCTTCGTCGAACTGCAGCAGAACGAATTCGCTGCGGCCGAAAAGGGCTTCACTGCCGTCAAGCACCAGCGCGAAGTCGGTACCGGCTACTTCGACGCCGTGACCCAGACCATTCAGGGTGGCCAGTCTTCGACCACCGCCCTGACCGGCTCGACCGAAGAAGAGCAGTTCCACTGA
- the grpE gene encoding nucleotide exchange factor GrpE yields the protein MQEKPENVSAEAADAVESTETHTDIISEATAEERIGVLEAELAQVKDQYLRSKADMENLRRRHQEELASAHKYAINKFAMELLSVKDSLEMALADQSGQFDNLKFGVDLTLKQLAGAFEKVQIEEINPLGQPLDPHKHQAISSEDAEAETNTVVRVMQKGYAIADRLLRPAMVVVAK from the coding sequence ATGCAGGAAAAACCGGAAAACGTCAGCGCAGAAGCCGCTGATGCCGTCGAATCGACTGAAACGCATACTGACATCATCAGTGAAGCCACGGCCGAAGAGCGCATTGGGGTGCTGGAGGCCGAGCTGGCGCAGGTCAAGGATCAGTATCTGCGCAGCAAGGCCGATATGGAGAACCTGCGCCGCCGCCATCAGGAAGAGCTGGCCAGTGCGCACAAGTACGCCATCAACAAGTTCGCCATGGAGCTGCTGAGCGTCAAGGACAGCCTGGAAATGGCACTGGCCGACCAAAGCGGCCAGTTCGACAACCTCAAGTTCGGTGTCGACCTGACCCTGAAGCAGCTGGCCGGTGCCTTTGAAAAAGTGCAGATCGAAGAGATCAATCCGCTGGGCCAGCCGCTCGACCCGCACAAGCACCAGGCCATCAGCAGCGAAGATGCGGAAGCCGAGACCAATACCGTCGTGCGCGTGATGCAAAAGGGCTATGCCATTGCAGATCGTCTGCTGCGACCGGCCATGGTGGTGGTGGCAAAGTAA
- the dnaK gene encoding molecular chaperone DnaK produces MGKIIGIDLGTTNSCVAVVENGNPKVVENAEGNRTTPSIIAYMEDGEILVGAPAKRQAVTNPKNTLYAIKRLIGRRFEDKEVQKDIDLMPFQITKAKNGDAWVNVRDNELAPPQISAEVLRKMKKAAEDYLGEEVTEAVITVPAYFNDSQRQATKDAGRIAGLEVKRIINEPTAAALAFGLAKQEGDRKIAVYDLGGGTFDISIIEIADVDGEHQFEVLSTNGDTFLGGEDFDQRLIDYIIAEFKRDQGVDLKQDVMALQRLKEAAEKAKIELSSSQQTEVNLPYITMDATGPKHLAMKITRAKFESLVEDLIERSIEPCRVALKDAGLSINEISDVILVGGQTRMPKVLDKVKEFFGKEPRRDVNPDEAVAVGAAIQGSVLSGERKDVLLLDVTPLSLGIETMGSIMTKLIQKNTTIPTKATQTFSTAEDNQTAVTIHVLQGERERASANKSLGQFNLSDIPPAPRGMPQIEVTFDIDANGILHVSAKDKATGKQANITIQASSGLSEAEIQAMVKDAEANAEEDRKLHELVTARNQGESLVHSVKKSLVDFGDKVSAEEKSAIEAAIKEAEEVLKGEDKEAIDAKVEALMKVSHKLAEQMYAAQAGEGEQPSAAAAGAKDEGNVVDAEFEEVKDKK; encoded by the coding sequence ATGGGCAAAATCATTGGTATTGACCTCGGCACCACCAACTCCTGTGTCGCCGTGGTAGAAAACGGTAATCCGAAAGTGGTCGAAAACGCCGAAGGCAACCGCACCACGCCGTCGATCATCGCCTACATGGAAGATGGTGAAATCCTGGTCGGTGCCCCGGCCAAGCGTCAGGCCGTCACCAACCCGAAGAACACCCTGTACGCCATCAAGCGCCTGATCGGCCGCCGCTTCGAAGACAAGGAAGTCCAGAAGGACATCGACCTGATGCCTTTCCAGATCACCAAGGCCAAGAACGGTGATGCCTGGGTCAATGTGCGCGACAACGAACTGGCACCGCCGCAAATCTCCGCCGAAGTGCTGCGCAAGATGAAGAAGGCTGCCGAAGACTATCTGGGCGAGGAAGTGACCGAAGCGGTGATCACCGTACCGGCCTACTTCAACGACAGCCAGCGCCAGGCAACCAAGGACGCCGGCCGCATCGCCGGTCTGGAAGTCAAGCGCATCATCAACGAGCCGACCGCCGCCGCACTGGCCTTCGGTCTGGCCAAGCAGGAAGGCGACCGCAAGATTGCCGTCTATGACCTGGGTGGCGGTACCTTCGACATCTCGATCATCGAAATCGCCGATGTGGATGGCGAGCACCAGTTCGAAGTACTGTCGACCAACGGTGATACCTTCCTGGGCGGCGAAGACTTCGACCAGCGCCTGATTGACTACATCATCGCCGAGTTCAAGCGCGACCAGGGCGTGGACCTGAAGCAGGACGTGATGGCGCTGCAACGCCTGAAGGAAGCCGCCGAAAAGGCCAAGATCGAGCTGTCCTCCAGCCAGCAGACCGAAGTCAATCTGCCGTACATCACCATGGATGCCACCGGTCCGAAGCACCTGGCGATGAAGATCACCCGTGCCAAGTTCGAATCGCTGGTGGAAGACCTGATCGAGCGTTCGATCGAACCTTGCCGCGTGGCCCTGAAGGATGCCGGCCTGTCGATCAACGAGATCAGCGACGTGATCCTGGTCGGCGGTCAGACCCGGATGCCCAAGGTCCTGGACAAGGTCAAGGAATTCTTCGGCAAGGAACCGCGCCGTGACGTGAACCCGGACGAAGCCGTGGCCGTCGGTGCCGCGATCCAGGGTTCGGTGCTGTCCGGTGAGCGCAAGGACGTGCTGCTGCTCGACGTGACCCCGCTGTCGCTGGGTATCGAGACCATGGGCAGCATCATGACCAAGCTGATCCAGAAGAACACCACGATCCCGACCAAGGCCACCCAGACCTTCTCGACCGCGGAAGATAACCAGACTGCCGTGACCATTCACGTGCTGCAGGGTGAGCGCGAACGCGCTTCCGCCAACAAGAGCCTGGGTCAGTTCAACCTGTCGGACATCCCGCCGGCACCGCGCGGCATGCCGCAGATCGAAGTGACCTTCGACATCGACGCCAACGGCATTCTGCATGTCAGCGCCAAGGACAAGGCGACCGGCAAGCAGGCCAACATCACCATCCAGGCTTCCAGCGGTCTGTCCGAAGCGGAAATCCAGGCCATGGTGAAGGATGCCGAAGCCAATGCCGAAGAAGACCGCAAGCTGCATGAGCTGGTCACCGCCCGCAACCAGGGCGAATCGCTGGTTCACTCGGTGAAGAAGTCGCTGGTTGATTTCGGCGACAAGGTCTCCGCCGAAGAAAAGAGTGCCATCGAGGCGGCCATCAAGGAAGCCGAAGAAGTGCTCAAGGGCGAGGACAAGGAAGCCATCGATGCCAAGGTCGAAGCACTGATGAAGGTGTCGCACAAGCTGGCCGAGCAAATGTATGCTGCCCAGGCCGGTGAGGGCGAACAGCCATCTGCTGCGGCAGCGGGTGCCAAGGACGAAGGCAACGTCGTCGATGCCGAGTTCGAAGAAGTTAAAGACAAGAAGTAA
- the dnaJ gene encoding molecular chaperone DnaJ: protein MSKRDYYDVLGVNRDASDEDIKKAYRKLAMKYHPDRNPDSKEAEDKFKQVKEAYEILSDSQKRAAYDQFGHAGVDQNAGAGGFRGGQGFGDFSDAFSDIFGDIFGGGRAGGGRSQVFRGADLRYNMEITLEEAARGCERQIRIPAHEHCDTCHGSGAKPGTQPKTCATCGGHGQVRMSQGFFSVQQTCPTCHGSGKQITDPCPKCHGAGQVKTTKTLNVKIPAGVDEGDRIRLAGEGEPGENGGPNGDLYVVTHIKPHQVFQREGMDLHCEMPISFATAALGGEVEIPTLDGMAKVKISAETQSGKVYRLRGKGIKAVRGNTYGDLMCHVVVETPVNLNERQKELLREFEELSQNDDTVHNPRAKSFMDKLKDFFA from the coding sequence ATGTCAAAACGAGATTACTACGACGTACTGGGCGTGAATCGCGATGCCTCCGACGAGGACATCAAGAAAGCCTATCGCAAACTGGCGATGAAGTACCACCCGGACCGCAACCCGGACAGCAAGGAAGCCGAAGACAAGTTCAAGCAGGTGAAGGAAGCCTACGAGATCCTGTCTGACAGCCAGAAGCGTGCCGCCTATGACCAGTTCGGCCATGCCGGCGTGGATCAGAATGCCGGTGCCGGTGGCTTCCGTGGCGGCCAGGGTTTTGGTGACTTCTCCGACGCCTTCTCGGATATCTTCGGCGATATCTTCGGTGGCGGACGTGCCGGTGGCGGTCGTTCCCAGGTGTTCCGTGGCGCAGACCTGCGCTACAACATGGAGATCACCCTGGAAGAAGCCGCTCGCGGTTGCGAGCGGCAGATCCGCATCCCGGCGCACGAACACTGCGATACCTGCCATGGCTCCGGCGCCAAGCCGGGCACCCAGCCCAAGACCTGCGCCACCTGCGGCGGCCATGGTCAGGTGCGGATGAGCCAGGGCTTCTTCTCGGTGCAGCAGACCTGCCCGACCTGCCATGGCAGCGGCAAGCAGATCACCGACCCGTGTCCCAAGTGCCACGGTGCCGGTCAGGTCAAGACCACCAAGACGCTCAACGTCAAGATTCCGGCCGGCGTGGATGAGGGGGACCGCATCCGTCTGGCAGGCGAGGGCGAACCGGGCGAAAACGGCGGACCGAACGGCGACCTGTATGTGGTGACCCACATCAAGCCGCACCAGGTCTTCCAGCGCGAAGGCATGGATCTGCATTGCGAAATGCCGATCAGCTTTGCCACTGCCGCCCTGGGCGGTGAGGTCGAAATTCCGACGCTGGACGGTATGGCCAAGGTCAAGATCAGCGCCGAAACCCAGAGCGGCAAGGTCTATCGCCTGCGCGGCAAGGGTATCAAGGCCGTGCGTGGCAATACCTATGGCGACCTGATGTGCCATGTGGTGGTGGAAACCCCGGTCAACCTGAACGAACGCCAGAAAGAACTGCTGCGCGAGTTCGAAGAGCTCAGCCAGAACGACGACACCGTGCATAATCCGCGCGCCAAGTCGTTTATGGACAAGCTGAAAGACTTCTTCGCCTGA
- the hemB gene encoding porphobilinogen synthase produces the protein MIFANRDFPFARMRRMRRDDFSRRLMRENVLTANDLIYPVFVLEGEKRSQPVVSMPGVERQSLDLLLHTAEEMLELGIPLISLFPVIEGGKSNQAEEAYNDEGLVPTVVRALKARFPELGVMTDLALDPYTIHGQDGVIDDNGYVLNDETVEILIKQGLCHAAAGVDVLGPSDMMDGRIGYLREELEGHGHIHTKILAYSAKYASSFYGPFRDAVGSSGNLGKGNKYTYQMDPANSDEALQEVAMDLQEGADMVMIKPGMPYLDVIRRVKDTFGVPTYAYQVSGEYAMLKAAFANGWLNEEACMMESLLAFKRAGADGILTYFAMDAARLLKRG, from the coding sequence ATGATTTTTGCCAATCGCGATTTTCCTTTTGCGCGCATGCGTCGCATGCGCCGTGATGATTTCTCCCGCCGCCTGATGCGCGAAAACGTGCTGACGGCCAACGATCTGATCTACCCGGTATTCGTGCTGGAAGGCGAAAAGCGCAGCCAGCCGGTGGTCTCGATGCCGGGCGTCGAGCGCCAGAGCCTGGATCTGCTGCTGCATACCGCAGAAGAAATGCTCGAGCTGGGCATTCCGCTGATTTCGCTGTTCCCGGTGATCGAAGGTGGCAAGAGCAATCAGGCGGAAGAGGCTTATAACGACGAGGGACTGGTACCGACCGTGGTGCGCGCCCTGAAGGCCCGCTTCCCCGAACTGGGGGTCATGACCGATCTGGCGCTCGATCCCTACACCATCCACGGTCAGGATGGCGTGATCGACGACAATGGCTATGTGCTCAATGACGAGACGGTGGAAATCCTCATCAAGCAGGGGCTGTGCCATGCGGCGGCCGGCGTTGATGTCCTCGGCCCGTCCGACATGATGGATGGTCGCATCGGCTACCTGCGTGAAGAGCTGGAAGGCCACGGCCACATTCACACCAAGATTCTGGCTTACTCGGCCAAGTACGCCTCCAGCTTCTACGGTCCGTTCCGCGATGCCGTGGGATCGAGCGGCAATCTGGGCAAGGGCAACAAATACACCTACCAGATGGACCCGGCCAACAGCGACGAAGCCCTGCAGGAAGTGGCGATGGATCTGCAGGAAGGTGCCGACATGGTGATGATCAAGCCGGGCATGCCTTATCTGGATGTGATCCGCCGCGTCAAGGATACCTTCGGCGTGCCGACCTATGCTTATCAGGTCTCCGGTGAATACGCCATGCTCAAGGCGGCTTTTGCCAACGGCTGGCTGAACGAAGAAGCCTGCATGATGGAAAGTCTGCTGGCCTTCAAGCGCGCCGGTGCGGACGGTATCCTGACGTATTTCGCCATGGATGCCGCGCGTCTGCTCAAGCGCGGCTAA
- a CDS encoding glycine C-acetyltransferase: MNHTYLAHLDATLAQIRADGFEKPERVIATPQGPDVALGNGKHVLNFCANNYLGLADDPRLIEAAKAGLDKYGYGCASVRFICGTQQVHKDLEAAISRFLKTDDTILYSSCFDANGGVFETLLGEEDAVISDELNHASIIDGVRLCKAKRYRYKNNDMSDLETQLKAADEAGARFKLVVTDGVFSMDGIIADLKSLCEVADRYGALVMVDDSHAVGFIGETGAGTPELCGVADRIDIYTGTLGKALGGASGGYVSGRKAIVELLRQRSRPYLFSNSLAPAITAASLKVLEIIEQDGAKLRANLKRNAELFRQKMTAAGFTLVPGQHPIIPVMLGDARLAGEMAAALLSEGVYVIGFSFPVVPKGKARIRTQMSAAHTPEQVEHTVNAFIRVGRELGVIA; encoded by the coding sequence ATGAACCACACCTATCTCGCCCATTTGGATGCAACCCTGGCGCAAATCCGCGCTGACGGGTTCGAAAAGCCGGAACGCGTGATTGCCACACCGCAAGGGCCTGACGTTGCCCTGGGCAACGGCAAGCACGTGCTGAACTTCTGCGCCAACAACTATCTTGGCCTGGCCGATGACCCGCGCCTGATCGAGGCAGCCAAGGCCGGTCTGGACAAGTACGGCTACGGCTGTGCCTCGGTACGCTTTATCTGCGGTACCCAACAGGTACACAAGGATTTGGAAGCCGCCATCTCGCGCTTTCTCAAGACCGACGACACCATCCTCTATTCCAGCTGCTTCGACGCCAATGGCGGCGTGTTCGAAACCCTGCTGGGCGAAGAGGATGCGGTCATCTCCGACGAACTGAACCATGCGTCGATCATCGATGGCGTGCGCCTGTGCAAGGCCAAGCGCTATCGCTACAAGAACAACGACATGAGCGATCTGGAAACCCAGCTCAAGGCCGCCGACGAAGCCGGGGCCCGTTTCAAGCTGGTGGTGACCGATGGGGTGTTCTCCATGGACGGCATCATCGCCGACCTCAAGTCGCTGTGCGAAGTGGCTGACCGCTATGGTGCCCTGGTGATGGTCGATGACTCGCATGCCGTCGGCTTCATCGGCGAGACCGGCGCCGGCACGCCGGAACTGTGCGGCGTTGCCGATCGCATCGACATTTACACCGGCACCCTGGGCAAGGCCCTGGGGGGCGCCTCCGGTGGCTATGTGTCCGGCCGCAAGGCGATTGTCGAGCTGCTGCGCCAGCGCTCGCGCCCCTATCTGTTCTCCAATAGCCTGGCACCGGCCATCACCGCCGCCAGCCTCAAGGTGCTGGAAATCATTGAGCAGGATGGTGCCAAACTGCGTGCCAATCTCAAGCGCAATGCCGAACTGTTCCGCCAGAAAATGACTGCTGCCGGCTTTACCCTGGTACCGGGCCAGCATCCGATCATTCCGGTCATGCTGGGCGATGCCCGCCTGGCGGGTGAAATGGCTGCCGCTCTGCTGTCGGAAGGGGTGTACGTCATTGGCTTCTCCTTCCCGGTTGTGCCCAAGGGCAAGGCACGCATCCGTACGCAAATGTCGGCCGCCCACACACCGGAACAGGTCGAGCACACGGTCAATGCCTTCATCCGTGTCGGCCGCGAACTGGGCGTGATCGCCTGA
- the tdh gene encoding L-threonine 3-dehydrogenase, which translates to MKALAKLKSERGLWLTDVQKPEVGHNDLLIKIVKTAICGTDIHIYNWDEWAQKTIPVPMHVGHEYVGVVAGMGSEVKGFEIGDRVSGEGHITCGYCRNCRAGRRHLCRNTVGVGVNREGAFAEYLVIPAFNAFKLPPDITDDLASIFDPFGNAVHTALSFNLVGEDVLITGAGPIGIMAVAIAKHVGARHVVITDVNEYRLELARKMGASRAVNVAKEDLREVMGELHMCEGFDVGLEMSGNPQAFRQMLETMNHGGKIALLGIPPANTAIDWNQVIFKGLEIKGIYGREMFETWYKMVALIQSGLDITPIITHHYKIDDFQQGFDAMLSGQSGKVILDWA; encoded by the coding sequence ATGAAAGCGTTGGCAAAACTCAAGTCTGAACGCGGTCTGTGGCTGACCGACGTGCAAAAACCCGAAGTCGGTCATAACGACCTGCTGATCAAGATCGTCAAGACCGCCATCTGCGGCACCGACATCCATATCTACAACTGGGACGAGTGGGCACAAAAGACCATCCCGGTACCGATGCATGTCGGCCATGAATATGTCGGCGTGGTCGCCGGCATGGGCTCGGAGGTGAAGGGCTTCGAAATTGGTGACCGCGTCTCCGGCGAAGGCCACATCACCTGTGGCTATTGCCGTAACTGCCGTGCCGGTCGTCGCCACCTGTGCCGCAATACCGTCGGCGTGGGCGTCAACCGCGAAGGCGCCTTTGCCGAATACCTGGTCATCCCGGCTTTCAACGCCTTCAAGCTGCCGCCGGACATCACGGACGATCTGGCCTCGATCTTCGACCCGTTCGGCAATGCCGTGCATACCGCCCTGTCGTTCAATCTGGTCGGTGAAGACGTCCTGATTACCGGTGCCGGTCCGATCGGCATCATGGCCGTGGCCATTGCCAAACATGTCGGCGCCCGCCATGTGGTGATCACCGACGTCAATGAATATCGCCTGGAACTGGCGCGCAAGATGGGCGCCAGCCGCGCCGTCAATGTGGCCAAGGAAGACCTGCGCGAGGTGATGGGCGAGCTGCATATGTGCGAAGGCTTCGATGTCGGTCTGGAAATGTCCGGCAACCCGCAGGCCTTCCGCCAGATGCTGGAAACCATGAACCATGGCGGCAAGATTGCGCTGCTGGGCATTCCGCCGGCCAATACCGCCATCGACTGGAACCAGGTGATCTTCAAGGGTCTGGAAATCAAGGGCATCTATGGTCGGGAAATGTTCGAGACCTGGTACAAGATGGTGGCGCTGATCCAGTCGGGTCTGGATATCACCCCGATCATCACCCACCACTACAAGATCGATGATTTCCAGCAAGGCTTCGACGCCATGCTGTCCGGCCAGTCCGGCAAGGTGATCCTCGACTGGGCATAA
- the glyQ gene encoding glycine--tRNA ligase subunit alpha, producing MLTFQEIILTLQNYWNRQGCALLQPYDMEMGAGTSHTATFLRSIGPEPWNAAYVQPSRRPKDGRYGENPNRLQHYYQFQVVLKPSPSNIQELYLGSLRELGIDPTIHDIRFVEDDWENPTLGAWGLGWEVWLNGMEVTQFTYFQQVGGLDCRPVLGEITYGLERLAMYLQGVENVYDLTWTVYPNGQKVSYGDVFHQNEVEQSRYNFEHSNVPFLFEQFNHFESEAKRLLDAGLPLPGYEMILKAAHNFNLLDARGAISVTERAAYIGRIRALARQVAQAYYDSREALGFPMCPKDAG from the coding sequence ATGCTTACTTTTCAGGAAATTATCCTTACGCTGCAGAACTACTGGAACCGCCAGGGGTGTGCACTGCTGCAGCCTTACGATATGGAAATGGGCGCGGGTACCTCGCATACCGCGACCTTCCTGCGCTCGATCGGGCCCGAGCCGTGGAATGCGGCCTACGTGCAACCGTCGCGCCGTCCGAAAGATGGCCGTTATGGCGAAAACCCCAACCGCCTGCAGCATTACTACCAGTTCCAGGTGGTGCTGAAGCCGTCGCCGTCCAATATCCAGGAGCTGTACCTGGGCTCGCTGCGCGAGCTGGGCATCGACCCGACCATCCATGACATCCGTTTTGTCGAGGATGACTGGGAAAACCCGACCCTGGGCGCCTGGGGCCTGGGCTGGGAAGTCTGGCTCAACGGCATGGAAGTGACGCAGTTCACCTACTTCCAGCAGGTTGGCGGTCTGGATTGTCGTCCGGTGCTGGGGGAAATCACCTATGGCCTGGAGCGTCTGGCGATGTACCTGCAGGGCGTGGAAAACGTCTACGACCTCACCTGGACCGTCTACCCGAACGGTCAGAAGGTCAGCTACGGCGACGTATTCCATCAGAACGAAGTCGAGCAGTCGCGCTACAACTTCGAGCACTCCAACGTGCCGTTCCTGTTCGAGCAGTTCAACCACTTCGAGAGCGAGGCCAAACGTCTGCTGGACGCCGGCCTGCCGCTGCCGGGCTACGAGATGATCCTCAAGGCCGCGCACAACTTCAACCTGCTGGATGCCCGTGGCGCCATCTCGGTGACCGAACGCGCCGCCTATATCGGCCGCATTCGTGCGCTGGCACGTCAGGTGGCACAAGCCTACTACGACTCGCGTGAAGCCCTGGGCTTCCCGATGTGTCCGAAGGATGCCGGATGA
- a CDS encoding surface-adhesin E family protein produces MKHALWLTLCLAASAMPAAAERIADWQVYQRGSALELSLDRNSIWQEPDGLAHFVNQERFTQRQHDKNYQVDYWIRRTTGYVDCKKYQYVLVSTDFYTDTNRHVWSTMYPLPRYAWKWLPVYQDTLAAAMIDLVCSNPASRKKPE; encoded by the coding sequence ATGAAACACGCTCTCTGGCTGACCCTGTGCCTCGCTGCCAGCGCCATGCCGGCAGCGGCCGAACGCATTGCCGACTGGCAGGTGTATCAGCGCGGCAGCGCGCTGGAACTGTCGCTCGACCGCAATTCGATCTGGCAGGAGCCGGATGGCCTGGCGCACTTCGTCAACCAGGAGCGCTTCACCCAGCGTCAGCACGACAAGAACTATCAGGTCGATTACTGGATTCGCCGCACCACCGGTTATGTCGACTGCAAGAAGTACCAGTATGTGCTGGTGAGCACCGACTTTTATACCGACACCAACCGGCATGTCTGGTCGACCATGTATCCGCTGCCCCGTTATGCCTGGAAATGGCTTCCGGTCTACCAGGACACCCTGGCGGCAGCGATGATCGACCTGGTGTGCAGCAACCCTGCCTCTCGCAAGAAACCCGAATAA